Proteins found in one Planctomycetes bacterium MalM25 genomic segment:
- the bglX_2 gene encoding Periplasmic beta-glucosidase precursor encodes MCRMSILSYRIGVGYHPIAVSGCITLVSATLLIFAFSPLGLAEDSASFNPVAESADARTEAAEEGPSLPKVRFDLTDGTVEQVVRRVLKQMTLREKIGQLCQAGGAEERLDGAIGEQLRRGQLGSLFYTGNAEQTRLAKRIALEETRLGLPLLTPRDVIHGFRTVFPIPLGQAASWNPALIEKAAVVAANEAQAEGVNWTFAPMLDICRDARWGRIAESLGEDPMLASEIAVAMVRGYQQPFETPSGEIAYRGIAACAKHFAAYGLTEGGRDYNRVQIARSELHGVVLKPFRSVAEAGCATFMTSFNTINGVPGTGHQELIREVLKGRWGFDGLVVSDWTSVTEMIEHGYSANRRQAARQAVTAGLDMEMASTTFQEHLLSLVEQGLIEESIIDDAVQRVLTVKLHFASPGRRPSAGPSPPGPDPTTIARELAKQSCVLLKNEGKTLPIDSEGHRIAVIGPLADQARDQLGCWMLDGKEADTITPLAALRDALAGNTELTYCPGLESSLDTSTKGFAHAVSAASDADVALIFIGEGWRLSGEARCRANLDLPGAQAQLIDAVAKTRTPIVLVVLAGRPLTIGEQAEKAHAVLYAWHPGTHGGTAIADLLLGVDSPSGKLPVTFPKHVGQSPLYYNHPRTGRPALAGTQALIGSGRIDFPEEEKYRSHYLDVDPFPQYPFGFGLSYSQFDYGELELSAPELRAGQTLGIRCSLTNTGDWASDEVAQLYVRDVAAGLVRPVRELKGFRRVRLDPGESTILEFALSTDDLAYYDNSADLVLEPGEFRIGVGGDSSVPLSDSFRVLSTTTQSKAPSPAVR; translated from the coding sequence ATGTGCAGAATGTCTATTCTTTCTTATCGAATCGGCGTCGGCTATCACCCGATCGCCGTATCTGGCTGCATCACTCTCGTCAGCGCCACCTTACTGATCTTCGCCTTTTCCCCTCTCGGTTTGGCCGAAGACTCCGCTTCGTTCAACCCGGTTGCCGAGTCGGCGGACGCCCGCACCGAGGCCGCAGAGGAAGGGCCGTCCCTGCCGAAGGTCCGCTTCGACCTGACCGACGGCACGGTGGAACAGGTCGTGAGGCGGGTGCTGAAGCAGATGACCCTTCGAGAGAAGATCGGGCAGCTATGCCAGGCTGGCGGCGCCGAAGAACGGCTTGACGGTGCGATTGGCGAGCAGCTTCGTCGCGGGCAGCTCGGCTCGCTCTTCTACACCGGCAACGCCGAACAGACCCGCCTAGCCAAGAGGATCGCCCTAGAGGAGACCCGCTTGGGCCTCCCGCTCCTCACGCCTCGCGATGTGATCCACGGCTTCCGGACGGTCTTTCCAATCCCCTTGGGGCAGGCGGCTAGCTGGAACCCCGCGTTGATCGAGAAGGCCGCGGTAGTCGCCGCCAACGAGGCGCAAGCGGAGGGCGTGAACTGGACGTTCGCTCCGATGCTCGACATCTGCCGCGACGCGCGCTGGGGCCGGATCGCTGAGTCGCTGGGAGAGGACCCCATGCTCGCCTCGGAGATCGCGGTCGCGATGGTGCGCGGTTACCAGCAACCGTTCGAAACCCCCAGCGGGGAGATCGCCTACCGAGGCATCGCCGCCTGCGCCAAGCACTTCGCCGCCTACGGCCTGACCGAGGGGGGACGCGATTACAACCGGGTGCAGATCGCGCGCAGCGAGTTGCACGGCGTTGTGCTTAAGCCGTTCCGCTCGGTTGCCGAGGCCGGCTGCGCAACCTTCATGACGAGCTTCAACACGATCAATGGGGTGCCCGGCACGGGCCATCAAGAGCTGATCCGCGAGGTGCTGAAAGGGCGTTGGGGCTTCGATGGGCTCGTCGTCAGCGACTGGACCTCCGTCACGGAGATGATCGAGCACGGCTACTCGGCCAATCGACGCCAAGCCGCCCGCCAGGCGGTGACCGCTGGCCTCGATATGGAGATGGCCTCAACGACTTTTCAGGAGCACCTCCTGTCGCTGGTGGAGCAGGGCCTTATAGAAGAATCGATCATCGACGATGCGGTCCAACGCGTGTTAACCGTCAAGCTCCACTTCGCCTCGCCCGGCCGACGGCCGTCGGCCGGCCCCTCGCCCCCTGGCCCTGACCCAACCACCATCGCGCGAGAGCTCGCCAAGCAGAGCTGCGTGTTGCTGAAGAACGAGGGCAAGACCTTGCCAATCGACAGCGAGGGCCACCGCATCGCGGTGATCGGCCCCTTGGCGGACCAGGCTCGGGACCAGCTCGGCTGCTGGATGCTGGACGGGAAAGAGGCCGACACAATAACCCCCTTGGCGGCGCTCCGCGACGCCTTGGCCGGCAACACCGAACTAACCTACTGCCCGGGACTCGAATCAAGCCTCGACACCTCAACCAAGGGCTTCGCGCATGCCGTATCGGCGGCGTCCGATGCGGATGTCGCCTTGATCTTTATCGGCGAGGGGTGGCGGCTCAGCGGCGAGGCCCGCTGCCGAGCCAACCTCGACCTGCCGGGCGCTCAGGCCCAGCTCATCGACGCGGTCGCAAAGACGCGCACCCCCATCGTGCTGGTCGTGCTCGCCGGCCGACCACTGACGATCGGGGAACAAGCCGAGAAAGCCCACGCGGTCCTCTACGCGTGGCACCCCGGTACGCACGGCGGCACGGCGATTGCGGACCTGCTTCTCGGGGTCGATTCGCCCTCGGGCAAGCTGCCGGTGACGTTCCCCAAACACGTCGGTCAGTCGCCGCTCTACTACAACCACCCGAGGACCGGACGCCCGGCGTTGGCGGGGACCCAAGCCCTCATCGGTTCGGGACGGATCGATTTCCCGGAGGAAGAGAAGTACCGCTCTCACTATCTCGACGTCGATCCCTTCCCGCAGTACCCGTTCGGCTTCGGCCTCTCGTACTCACAATTCGACTACGGAGAGCTGGAGCTGAGCGCTCCGGAACTTCGCGCCGGCCAGACTCTGGGAATCCGTTGCTCACTCACGAACACCGGCGACTGGGCGTCCGACGAGGTCGCGCAACTCTACGTGCGTGATGTCGCCGCCGGCCTCGTGCGGCCCGTGCGTGAGCTGAAGGGTTTTCGGCGGGTGCGGCTCGATCCGGGAGAGTCAACGATCCTCGAGTTTGCTCTCTCAACGGACGACCTCGCCTACTACGACAACTCGGCCGACCTGGTCCTCGAGCCGGGCGAGTTCCGGATCGGTGTCGGAGGGGACTCCAGCGTTCCGTTGTCCGACTCATTCCGAGTCTTGAGCACCACGACCCAGAGCAAGGCCCCCTCGCCAGCGGTGCGCTGA
- the betC_8 gene encoding Choline-sulfatase, with translation MNKLCRFQIAAAAWLIAGVVSAQPNDRPNMIFIMSDDHAYQAISAYGSALNKTPNIDRLADEGIRFDRCYVANSICSPSRATILTGKHSSFNGVPDNFTEFDGAQWTFPKALQLAGYQTAIIGKWHLKSDPTGFDHWDILPGQGKYYRPDFRTTAGKRAVEGYVTKVTTDLALDWLKGKGRGGRDPSRPFMLMVHQKAPHRPWDPSPERLQEFEDRRFPEPATLFDDYATRTSGPREAEMRIGDHMRVDRDVKAWPLDSHHREWLYRHMSDEARQAWKRVIDPRHQEYRDSKLSDADRTRWIWRHYLEDYLACVASVDESVGRLLDWLDDSGYAENTVVVYTSDQGFYLGEHGWFDKRLMYEESLRTPMLLRWPKGLVRPGRAESLIVSNLDIAPTFCELAGAEPAPSIAGKSFAPLLRGEEPVDWRTIFYYHYHEGPDRDHAVARHDGVTDGRHKLIHYYELNEWELYDLQNDPHELENVVEDSVYGSVRAKLESSLNDERAAYGFVPPSRQASAGTH, from the coding sequence ATGAATAAGCTCTGTCGATTCCAGATCGCGGCGGCCGCATGGCTGATCGCTGGCGTGGTTAGCGCCCAACCCAACGATCGCCCGAACATGATCTTCATCATGTCGGACGACCACGCCTATCAGGCAATCTCGGCGTACGGTTCCGCTCTGAACAAGACGCCGAACATCGATCGCCTCGCCGACGAGGGGATCCGCTTTGACCGCTGCTACGTCGCCAACTCGATCTGCTCTCCCAGCCGCGCGACGATCCTCACGGGCAAACACAGCTCCTTCAATGGCGTGCCGGACAACTTTACCGAGTTCGATGGCGCTCAGTGGACCTTTCCGAAAGCGCTCCAGCTAGCCGGCTACCAGACTGCAATCATCGGCAAATGGCACCTCAAGAGCGACCCGACCGGCTTCGACCACTGGGACATCCTCCCGGGGCAGGGGAAGTACTATCGCCCCGACTTCCGCACCACAGCGGGCAAACGAGCCGTGGAAGGGTACGTAACCAAGGTGACGACGGATCTGGCGCTGGACTGGCTCAAGGGAAAGGGAAGGGGAGGGCGGGACCCGAGTCGCCCCTTCATGTTAATGGTGCATCAGAAGGCGCCCCACCGCCCCTGGGACCCTTCGCCAGAGCGTTTACAAGAGTTTGAGGACCGCCGTTTTCCTGAGCCCGCAACGCTGTTCGATGACTACGCGACCCGCACGAGCGGCCCTCGCGAGGCCGAGATGCGCATCGGCGATCACATGCGCGTCGATCGAGACGTGAAGGCTTGGCCTCTCGACAGCCACCACCGCGAGTGGCTGTACCGCCACATGAGCGATGAGGCCCGACAGGCCTGGAAGCGGGTGATCGATCCGCGACACCAGGAGTACCGAGACAGCAAGCTGTCCGACGCCGACCGCACCCGATGGATTTGGCGCCATTACTTGGAAGACTACTTGGCCTGTGTCGCGAGCGTCGATGAGAGTGTCGGCCGCCTTCTCGACTGGCTCGATGACTCGGGCTACGCCGAGAACACGGTGGTCGTCTACACCAGCGATCAAGGCTTCTACCTTGGCGAGCATGGCTGGTTCGATAAACGGCTGATGTACGAAGAGTCGCTTCGCACCCCTATGCTGCTGCGATGGCCCAAGGGGCTGGTGAGACCGGGGCGGGCCGAGTCGCTGATCGTGTCGAATCTCGACATCGCCCCCACGTTCTGCGAGTTAGCGGGGGCCGAGCCCGCCCCCTCGATCGCGGGGAAGAGCTTCGCACCGCTCTTGCGTGGCGAAGAACCCGTCGATTGGCGAACGATCTTCTATTACCATTACCACGAAGGCCCCGATCGAGACCACGCCGTCGCTCGCCACGACGGCGTCACCGATGGGCGCCACAAGTTGATCCACTACTACGAGCTCAACGAGTGGGAGCTCTACGATCTCCAGAACGATCCCCACGAACTAGAAAACGTCGTCGAGGATTCCGTCTATGGGTCGGTGAGGGCGAAGCTAGAAAGCTCTCTAAACGACGAGCGAGCAGCCTACGGCTTTGTCCCGCCAAGCCGCCAAGCCTCAGCGGGAACGCACTGA
- the ccpA_2 gene encoding Catabolite control protein A, with amino-acid sequence MAASIEDVAKKASVSISTVSRVLNRRNVVNAETRKRVEAAIAELGYRPNVFARGLMLRKSNVLGLVLPDLHGEFYSEIIRGANLKTRELGYHLLVSSVTADDDGQDVLAAVGTQGLVDGIVVMVTEMSSRIRSSLADASMPLVVLDGDVQGAKHDTVAIDHHSGAEGMMRHLVATHPDSRIVFIGGHETNLDTLDRLNAYRKVLAQIGRQPGDDVVHLDYSYETAFQYATDRVLGWANEGAVVFAANDEMAAGVVDAAIGATLSVPQDLPVVGFDDTRIAQLTRPRLTTVHVPMAEMGATAIDLLCKRLGEADRPPERVTLPTSLVVRESCGGVAI; translated from the coding sequence ATGGCCGCTTCGATCGAAGATGTCGCCAAGAAGGCAAGCGTTTCGATCAGCACGGTCTCGCGTGTTCTCAATCGACGAAACGTTGTCAACGCCGAGACACGCAAGCGCGTCGAAGCCGCGATCGCCGAGCTCGGCTATCGCCCGAACGTCTTCGCCCGCGGGCTGATGCTCCGGAAAAGCAATGTGCTCGGACTTGTGCTGCCCGACCTGCACGGCGAGTTCTATTCGGAGATCATCCGCGGAGCCAACCTCAAGACACGCGAGCTCGGGTACCACTTGCTGGTCTCATCGGTGACCGCCGACGACGACGGGCAAGACGTGCTCGCCGCGGTTGGCACCCAGGGGCTTGTCGACGGCATCGTTGTGATGGTCACCGAGATGAGTTCGCGGATACGCAGCTCCTTGGCCGACGCCTCGATGCCGCTGGTAGTCCTGGACGGAGACGTTCAGGGCGCCAAGCACGACACGGTCGCGATCGATCACCACAGCGGCGCCGAGGGGATGATGCGGCACCTCGTGGCGACGCACCCCGACAGCCGCATCGTGTTCATCGGCGGACACGAGACCAACCTCGACACCCTCGATCGGCTCAACGCCTATCGGAAAGTGCTCGCCCAGATCGGGCGGCAGCCGGGGGACGATGTTGTGCACCTCGACTACAGCTATGAGACCGCCTTCCAGTACGCAACGGACCGGGTCCTCGGGTGGGCGAACGAGGGGGCCGTGGTCTTCGCCGCCAACGACGAGATGGCCGCGGGTGTGGTTGACGCGGCGATCGGCGCCACACTGAGCGTGCCGCAGGACCTGCCGGTGGTCGGCTTTGACGACACCCGGATCGCCCAGCTAACGCGTCCCCGGCTGACGACCGTCCACGTGCCCATGGCGGAGATGGGGGCAACCGCGATCGATCTGCTCTGCAAGCGACTAGGAGAAGCAGACCGCCCCCCGGAGCGGGTGACGCTACCCACCAGCCTCGTTGTCCGCGAATCGTGCGGCGGCGTAGCTATCTAA